The window GGGACGGAGGGACAGCGGCGGCGCCACCGCCGATCCATGTGTAGAAAGGGAGTAGAGCGAGTAGTATGAGAAGCGCGATTGGGCGACGCTCCATCTGAGATCGGAGCGAAAAGGACGAGAGAGGGTGTGTTGCAGTGGGTTTTCAGTCGTGAGCCGAGGGAGAGGCGGGCTTTAGCAAAGAAAATAAAGAGGCGTTCTTCcaataagaaaaaatagaaattatatTTGATTCATGTCGGTTAATATCaatcttaattttataaataattaatcttaattttatttaacGTTAGTAAGCTTATATTATGTGGATGGTCTCAGTGTTTGACCATACGCATGTGTTACGCGTCACGGATGTGACGCGTGGGACCCGCATCTATTTCGCAACGGCAGTCAGTAAAAAGGGTTCCTACAATCTCTACCTGTACGTGTGTGTCGGACTCGTGAGTTTTTGGCGTCGGGCGGAGGCCCGCACCCAACCGATAGAAGACGTCATATCGGATCGACATGGAGAAAGAGAAAATATAGGGGGGCACAAAAactaaggagagagaaagatttgaCTTGTTGCCAATAGAAACCTCTAATTGGTTTCAAAGGATCGAGGAATTGGCTGCAGCTCTTTTGGCAAAATATGACATGTATTTAAATGCCATCCGACACACTAACCACACCTAAAACAAATTGCTCTggacaatgataaataactttgGCAGGCAAATTTTCCATTAAGGTTATGGATCCATATCCACCTTCGCTCCCCACTCGGATCTTGTTGGGTTTCCATCCTGGCCCAATATGGGGCTCGCGGATCATGGGCTAGGTGTAAGCGGATCTTGCGAGAAGTTGGACCCGCCATTGCACCGAGTATAAATACTGACCGGTCGAGCGGGCGATCTCACGGCTGTTCCGCGATCGAAGCTAGGGTTGTAGCGAAGGAAAAGGGCGAGAGGAACCATGGCTGCCAAGACTTCGCTCAAAGGGAAAGGGAAGGCCGGGAAGGGGTCCAAGGGTTCGGAGGAGGGGTCGTCGGCGGCCAAGTGCGTGAAGGAGTGGAGCACTTGGGCGATGAAGAAGGCCAAGGTGATCACCCACTACGGCTTCATCCCCCTCATCATCGTCATCGGTATGAACTCCGAGCCCAAACCCCAGCTCTATCAGCTCCTCAGCCCCGTCTAACGTCTCCCCCTCGAACATCGGCAAGTTTTGCATTACGGGTGTACTGCTTGAATTGGTTTTATCTTCACTATCTCTCTGAGACGTGATAATCGATTTAAAGCTTATATGTAGGCTTACCGCATAGTCCATCCGTTTCTACTCATGTGGTATATTGGAGCTTTTGACCTTGATTTGATGGTACAATCTTCT of the Musa acuminata AAA Group cultivar baxijiao chromosome BXJ3-2, Cavendish_Baxijiao_AAA, whole genome shotgun sequence genome contains:
- the LOC135631279 gene encoding mitochondrial import receptor subunit TOM7-2-like yields the protein MAAKTSLKGKGKAGKGSKGSEEGSSAAKCVKEWSTWAMKKAKVITHYGFIPLIIVIGMNSEPKPQLYQLLSPV